A section of the Pseudomonas flavescens genome encodes:
- a CDS encoding methyltransferase, whose amino-acid sequence MTRTHSLQPLSGDALLQRFQALDALLCAHQALWKPRPFTHRLLPWESQYPELGNWLRGRTLEQAEAAHNQPTALQAAPAPFPELAAQTALLSEIGDLPQHASRQLPSRFSVDVPGRKWQQIRAFSDSLQFQRIPRHWLDWCAGKGHLGRVLAHDGQALTCLEYDPALVASGSDLSQRLGITAQHIEQDVLADTASERVLATHTPVALHACGGLHVRLMHLASAAGCQQLAIAPCCYNRTAAGSYRALSTAAQSSPLDLSLDDLALPMSETVTAGNRVRQQRDQSMARRLAFDLLQRELRGVDDYLPTPSLPPAWLKKSFATYCRDLAALKGLPPPEERDWQALEAAGWQRLAEVRNLELLRGLFRRPLELWLVLDRALYLQEQGYSVRLGQFCPAHLTPRNLLLLAERA is encoded by the coding sequence ATGACCCGCACTCACTCTCTCCAGCCACTCAGTGGCGATGCCCTGCTCCAGCGCTTCCAGGCGCTGGACGCATTGCTCTGCGCGCACCAGGCATTGTGGAAGCCACGCCCCTTCACCCATCGCCTGCTGCCCTGGGAAAGCCAATACCCCGAGCTGGGCAACTGGCTGCGTGGCCGCACGCTCGAACAAGCCGAAGCGGCCCACAATCAACCGACAGCATTGCAGGCCGCTCCTGCGCCCTTTCCCGAGCTAGCCGCCCAAACGGCACTGCTGAGTGAAATTGGCGACCTGCCCCAGCACGCGTCTCGCCAGTTGCCGTCACGCTTTTCGGTGGATGTACCAGGCCGCAAGTGGCAACAGATCCGCGCCTTCAGCGACAGCCTGCAGTTCCAGCGCATACCCCGGCACTGGCTGGACTGGTGCGCGGGCAAAGGCCACCTCGGCCGCGTGCTCGCCCATGACGGCCAGGCGCTGACCTGCCTGGAGTACGATCCTGCTCTGGTCGCCAGCGGCAGCGACCTTAGCCAGCGCCTGGGGATAACTGCACAACACATCGAACAGGATGTGCTCGCTGACACCGCCAGCGAGCGAGTGCTCGCCACCCATACGCCCGTCGCCCTGCATGCCTGCGGCGGCCTGCACGTGCGCCTGATGCACCTGGCCAGCGCGGCAGGCTGCCAGCAACTGGCGATCGCTCCGTGCTGTTACAACCGCACTGCGGCAGGCAGTTACCGCGCGTTATCCACAGCGGCCCAGAGCTCGCCTCTCGACCTGTCACTGGATGACCTGGCCCTGCCCATGAGCGAAACCGTCACCGCCGGCAACCGTGTGCGCCAGCAGCGCGATCAGTCCATGGCCCGGCGCCTGGCCTTCGACCTGCTGCAACGGGAATTGCGCGGGGTGGACGACTACCTGCCCACCCCATCACTGCCGCCCGCCTGGTTGAAGAAAAGCTTCGCCACCTACTGCCGCGACCTGGCGGCACTGAAAGGCCTACCACCGCCCGAAGAGCGCGACTGGCAGGCGCTCGAAGCGGCCGGCTGGCAGCGCCTCGCCGAAGTACGCAATCTGGAATTGCTGCGCGGCCTGTTCCGTCGCCCACTGGAGCTCTGGCTGGTGCTCGACCGCGCGCTGTATCTGCAGGAACAAGGCTACAGCGTGCGCCTCGGCCAGTTCTGCCCCGCCCACCTCACGCCCCGCAACCTGTTGCTGCTCGCCGAACGCGCCTGA
- a CDS encoding response regulator — protein sequence MSDQAPNASPAGQRILLVEDSDVVRMLTVEVLEELDYQVSEAAEALQALEILRSDEHIDLLMTDIGLPGMNGQELAVAARQLRPELKVLFASGYAESVEIDKSEPATRTDIIGKPFSLDALRDKVQGMLGN from the coding sequence GTGTCCGACCAAGCTCCCAACGCATCGCCTGCCGGCCAGCGCATCCTGCTGGTGGAAGATTCCGATGTGGTGCGCATGCTCACCGTGGAAGTGCTCGAAGAACTCGACTATCAGGTGAGCGAAGCCGCCGAGGCGCTACAGGCTCTGGAGATACTGCGTAGCGATGAACACATCGACCTGCTGATGACCGACATCGGCCTGCCCGGCATGAACGGCCAGGAGCTCGCCGTCGCGGCTCGCCAACTGCGCCCGGAGCTGAAAGTGCTGTTCGCCAGCGGCTATGCGGAAAGCGTCGAGATCGACAAGAGCGAGCCGGCTACCCGCACCGACATCATTGGCAAACCTTTTTCTCTCGATGCCCTGCGCGACAAGGTACAAGGCATGCTCGGCAACTGA
- a CDS encoding helix-turn-helix transcriptional regulator, with protein sequence MRTTLLEQIKRRRKQLGLKGIDMPARTGINRQQYGLIEKAGNPNLETLDKIAEGLEAELMLIPKEVLRDVQGIVKTAATNQRPRLTHSMSDAAPDADHNEERDDVGDPWAILAMAEGQA encoded by the coding sequence ATGAGAACGACCCTTCTTGAGCAAATCAAACGGCGCCGCAAGCAGCTGGGGCTAAAGGGTATCGATATGCCTGCGCGGACGGGCATCAACCGTCAGCAATACGGGCTGATCGAGAAAGCTGGCAACCCGAACCTGGAGACTCTGGACAAGATAGCGGAGGGCCTGGAGGCAGAACTCATGCTGATCCCCAAGGAAGTTCTCCGCGACGTGCAGGGCATCGTGAAGACGGCAGCCACCAATCAGCGTCCTCGTCTCACTCACTCCATGAGCGATGCCGCACCTGATGCCGATCATAATGAAGAACGTGACGACGTCGGTGACCCATGGGCGATCCTGGCAATGGCAGAAGGACAAGCGTAA
- a CDS encoding ABC transporter permease, which produces MNFDLSGFGPALAAGTLMTIQLALSALCLGLVLGLLGAFAKTSPYKPLQWLGGTYSTIVRGVPELLWVMLIYFSTVNVLRELGESLGVGSLELSPFAAGVIALGLCFGAYATEVFRGAILAIPKGHREAGQALGLSKPRIIWRVIMPQMWRIAMPGLGNLFMILMKDTALVSVIGLTEIMRQSQIAVTATKQAMTFYLVAAIIYLSLTIISMIGLHFLEKRASRGFVRSTQ; this is translated from the coding sequence ATGAATTTCGACCTTTCCGGATTCGGCCCGGCCCTGGCCGCCGGCACCCTGATGACCATCCAGCTGGCGCTCAGCGCACTGTGCCTTGGTCTGGTGCTCGGCCTGCTCGGCGCCTTCGCCAAGACTTCTCCGTACAAGCCGCTGCAGTGGCTTGGCGGCACCTACTCGACCATCGTCCGCGGCGTGCCCGAGCTGCTGTGGGTGATGCTCATCTACTTCAGCACCGTCAACGTACTGCGCGAGCTGGGCGAAAGCCTGGGCGTCGGCAGCCTCGAGCTGAGCCCTTTCGCAGCGGGCGTCATCGCCCTTGGCCTGTGCTTCGGCGCCTACGCCACCGAAGTGTTCCGCGGCGCCATCCTGGCGATTCCCAAGGGCCACCGTGAGGCCGGCCAGGCCCTGGGCCTGTCCAAGCCGCGCATCATCTGGCGGGTGATCATGCCGCAGATGTGGCGCATCGCGATGCCAGGCCTGGGCAACCTGTTCATGATCCTCATGAAGGACACCGCCCTGGTATCGGTGATCGGCCTGACCGAAATCATGCGCCAGTCGCAGATCGCCGTCACCGCGACCAAGCAGGCCATGACCTTCTACCTGGTCGCCGCCATCATCTACCTGAGCCTGACCATCATCTCCATGATCGGCCTGCACTTCCTCGAGAAGAGAGCCTCGCGCGGCTTCGTAAGGAGCACTCAATGA
- a CDS encoding ABC transporter permease produces the protein MNWELIIKHLPKMAEGALLTIELLAVAVVAGLILAIPLGIARASRLWYVRALPYGYIFFFRGTPMLVQLFLVYYGLAQFDAVRQGPLWPYLRDPYWCAVITMTLHTTAYIAEILRGAIQAVPPGEVEAARALGMSRAQSMLHIILPRASRIGLPAYSNEVILMLKASALASTVTLLDLTGMARTLNARTYVNMEFFFTAAVFYLVITFVLINAFKLLERWLRVDACQGR, from the coding sequence ATGAATTGGGAGCTGATCATCAAGCACCTGCCGAAAATGGCCGAAGGTGCGTTGCTGACCATCGAACTGCTCGCGGTCGCCGTGGTGGCCGGCCTGATCCTGGCGATACCGTTGGGCATCGCCCGCGCCTCGCGCCTCTGGTACGTGCGCGCCCTGCCCTACGGCTACATCTTCTTCTTCCGCGGCACGCCGATGCTGGTGCAGTTGTTCCTGGTCTACTACGGCCTGGCGCAGTTCGATGCGGTGCGCCAGGGACCACTGTGGCCCTACCTGCGCGATCCATACTGGTGCGCGGTGATCACCATGACGTTGCACACCACTGCGTATATCGCCGAGATCCTGCGGGGCGCCATCCAGGCCGTACCACCGGGCGAGGTCGAAGCGGCACGGGCGCTGGGCATGTCGCGGGCACAATCGATGCTGCACATCATCCTGCCGCGTGCCTCTCGCATCGGCCTGCCGGCGTACAGCAACGAAGTGATCCTGATGCTCAAGGCCAGTGCGCTGGCGAGCACCGTCACCCTGCTGGACCTCACCGGCATGGCGCGCACGCTGAACGCGCGCACCTACGTGAACATGGAGTTCTTCTTCACCGCCGCTGTGTTCTATCTGGTGATCACCTTCGTGCTGATCAACGCCTTCAAACTGCTGGAACGCTGGCTGCGCGTCGACGCCTGCCAGGGCCGCTGA
- a CDS encoding ABC transporter ATP-binding protein, translating into MAEATPALEIRNLHKRYGDLEVLKGVSLTARDGDVISILGSSGSGKSTFLRCINLLENPHQGQIIVAGEELKLKSQKNGELVAADSRQINRLRSEIGFVFQNFNLWPHMTVLDNIIEAPRRVLGKSKAEATEIAEALLAKVGIADKRHAYPNQLSGGQQQRAAIARTLAMQPKVILFDEPTSALDPEMVQEVLNVIRALADEGRTMLLVTHEMNFARQVSSEVVFLHQGVVEEQGSPQQVFDNPVSVRCKQFMSSNR; encoded by the coding sequence ATGGCCGAGGCCACGCCCGCGCTGGAAATCCGCAATCTGCACAAACGCTATGGCGACCTCGAAGTGCTCAAGGGCGTTTCCCTTACCGCACGCGACGGCGATGTGATTTCCATCCTTGGCTCGTCCGGCTCGGGCAAGTCGACCTTCCTGCGCTGCATCAACCTGCTCGAGAACCCTCATCAGGGCCAGATCATCGTGGCCGGTGAAGAGCTCAAGCTGAAGAGCCAGAAGAACGGCGAACTGGTCGCCGCCGACAGCCGACAGATCAATCGCCTGCGCAGCGAAATCGGTTTCGTGTTCCAGAACTTCAACCTGTGGCCGCACATGACCGTGCTGGACAACATCATCGAAGCGCCGCGCCGCGTGCTCGGCAAGAGCAAGGCCGAAGCCACCGAGATCGCCGAGGCGCTGCTGGCCAAGGTCGGCATCGCCGACAAGCGCCACGCCTACCCCAACCAGCTTTCCGGCGGCCAGCAGCAACGCGCGGCCATCGCTCGCACCCTGGCCATGCAGCCGAAGGTGATCCTGTTCGACGAACCGACTTCGGCGCTCGACCCGGAAATGGTACAAGAAGTGCTTAATGTGATCCGCGCGCTCGCCGACGAAGGTCGCACCATGCTGCTGGTGACCCACGAGATGAACTTCGCCCGCCAGGTTTCCAGTGAAGTGGTTTTCCTGCATCAGGGTGTGGTGGAGGAACAGGGGTCGCCGCAACAGGTGTTCGACAACCCCGTATCGGTGCGTTGCAAACAATTCATGTCCAGCAATCGTTAA
- a CDS encoding ABC transporter substrate-binding protein: MHSYKKILLAAAATLAFGTSAVAADKLKIGTEGAYPPFNLIDASGQVGGFDVEIAQALCAKMKAECEVVTSDWDGIIPALNAKKFDFLVASMSITEERQQAVDFTDPYYTNKLQFIAPKSSDFKSDKASLKGKVIGAQRATIAGTWLEDNLDGVVDIKLYDTQENAYLDLASGRVDGVLADTFVNWEWLKSDAGKDFEFKGDPVFDNDKIGIAVRKGDALRERLNKALAEVVADGTYKKINDKYFPFSIY; the protein is encoded by the coding sequence ATGCATAGCTATAAAAAGATTCTGCTGGCAGCTGCCGCCACCCTGGCTTTCGGCACCAGTGCCGTCGCTGCCGACAAACTGAAGATCGGTACCGAAGGCGCCTACCCGCCCTTCAACCTCATCGACGCCAGCGGCCAGGTCGGCGGCTTCGACGTGGAAATCGCCCAGGCCCTGTGCGCCAAGATGAAGGCCGAATGCGAAGTGGTCACCTCCGACTGGGACGGCATCATCCCGGCCCTGAACGCCAAGAAGTTCGACTTCCTGGTCGCCTCCATGTCGATCACCGAAGAGCGCCAGCAAGCGGTCGATTTCACCGACCCGTATTACACCAACAAACTGCAGTTCATCGCGCCCAAGAGCAGTGACTTCAAGAGCGACAAAGCCAGCCTGAAAGGCAAGGTGATCGGTGCCCAGCGCGCGACCATCGCCGGTACCTGGCTGGAAGACAACCTCGATGGCGTGGTCGACATCAAGCTCTACGACACCCAGGAAAACGCCTACCTCGATCTGGCTTCCGGCCGCGTCGACGGCGTGCTGGCCGACACCTTCGTGAACTGGGAATGGCTCAAGAGCGACGCCGGCAAGGACTTCGAATTCAAGGGCGACCCGGTATTCGACAACGACAAGATCGGCATTGCCGTGCGCAAGGGTGATGCCCTGCGCGAGCGTCTGAACAAGGCCCTGGCCGAAGTCGTCGCCGATGGTACCTACAAGAAGATCAACGACAAGTACTTCCCCTTCAGCATCTACTAA
- a CDS encoding response regulator translates to MTNTSSIDENSFKRILRRNVALPLGVGVVSAIFFVVLIGYLLNVLGWVQHTDRVLNNANEGLKLSIDQETGFRGYLLSGDVRFLQPFEVAKPRIKAEMEILSELVSDNPVQVDRLRAIAALQDEWSNFAQTAITAKREGGNFIDPVRDGRGKQLTDAIRAEYADFVAHEQRLRKERNDAASSTATVTIVLFLLFTLLFSGSLALFGRRELLSLTNTYGAILKKQDEHNERLQAQAWLRNGQTDMSERLIGQQALPVLGRNMLEFLASHLGAAVGALYVREEHGGLRRVASYGFSREQEKAEQSFYSTEGLVGQVAQSRRLLTLDHLPADYLKVSSGLGQGEPLTVALLPIDNDGEVNGVIELGFLRTLSERDGEFLKQIASSIGASVEAARYRHRLQEILAETQQLNEELQVQQEELKTANEELEEQSRALKESQAHLETQQAELEQTNEQLSSQRDALDDRNSALRVAQQQLEERAEELQRASRYKSEFLANMSHELRTPLNSSLILAKLLSDNPKGNLDAEQVKFADSIYSAGNDLLNLINDILDISKVEAGKLDLRPENANVVRLAESLEGTFQPLAGEKHLGFNVQVGEDVPRSLYTDRLRVEQILKNLLSNAIKFTEQGSVSLTVSRVDEGVAFAVRDSGIGIQADQQEYIFEAFRQADGTTNRRFGGTGLGLSISRDLAVLLGGSISVSSVLGEGSVFTLVLPQSYSPLEADTDELPAAPVVFSRSHAPRAPEPVKPVKDVVVENAVPTFLDDRGMSVLGGRSVLVIEDEPQFAHILYDLAHELDYRCLVAHCAEDGLDLATTHHPDAILLDMRLPDVSGLSVLQRLKENPGTRHIPVHVISVEDMAEAALQMGAVGYALKPATRDQLKGVFSKLEARLTQKMKRVLVVEDDKLQRDSIARLIGDDDIEIVAVEFGEQALEQLRHHIFDCMIIDLKLPDMQGDELLARMGSEHIRSFPPVIVYTGRNLTRAEEAELLKYSRSIIIKGARSPERLLDEVTLFLHMVESELSSERQTMLKTARSRDRVFEGRRILVVDDDVRNIFALTSALEQKGAQVEVARNGREAIDKLEAVSDIDLVLMDVMMPEMDGYEATRRIRENPRWRKLPIISVTAKAMKDDQDLCMKAGANDYLAKPIDLDRLFSLIRVWLPKLERI, encoded by the coding sequence ATGACCAACACCTCTTCCATCGATGAGAACAGCTTCAAGCGCATTCTCAGGCGCAACGTCGCCTTGCCGCTTGGGGTGGGGGTGGTCAGCGCGATCTTCTTCGTGGTGCTGATCGGCTATCTGCTCAACGTGCTGGGCTGGGTGCAGCACACCGACCGGGTGCTCAACAACGCCAATGAGGGCCTGAAACTGTCGATCGACCAGGAGACCGGGTTTCGCGGTTATCTGCTGTCTGGCGATGTGCGCTTCCTGCAGCCGTTCGAAGTCGCCAAGCCGCGGATCAAGGCGGAGATGGAGATTCTCTCCGAGCTGGTTTCGGACAACCCGGTGCAGGTCGATCGCCTGCGCGCCATCGCGGCGCTGCAGGACGAGTGGAGCAACTTTGCGCAGACGGCGATCACCGCCAAGCGCGAGGGCGGCAATTTCATCGACCCGGTGCGTGATGGTCGCGGCAAGCAACTGACCGACGCCATTCGTGCCGAGTACGCGGACTTCGTCGCCCACGAGCAGCGCCTGCGCAAGGAGCGCAACGATGCGGCCAGCAGCACGGCGACCGTCACCATCGTCCTGTTCCTGCTCTTCACGCTGCTGTTCAGCGGCTCGCTGGCGCTGTTCGGGCGTCGCGAGCTGTTGAGCCTCACCAACACCTATGGCGCCATCCTCAAGAAACAGGATGAGCACAACGAACGTCTGCAGGCCCAGGCCTGGCTGCGCAACGGCCAGACCGACATGTCCGAGCGGCTGATCGGCCAGCAGGCGCTGCCGGTGCTGGGCCGCAACATGCTGGAGTTTCTCGCCAGCCATCTGGGGGCCGCAGTCGGTGCTCTTTATGTGCGCGAGGAGCATGGCGGCCTGCGTCGCGTCGCGTCCTACGGGTTTTCCCGTGAGCAGGAGAAGGCCGAACAGTCCTTCTACAGCACCGAAGGTCTGGTCGGCCAGGTGGCGCAAAGCCGTCGCCTGCTGACCCTGGATCACTTGCCAGCCGATTACCTCAAGGTCAGTTCGGGGCTCGGCCAGGGCGAGCCGCTGACCGTGGCGCTGCTGCCCATCGACAACGACGGTGAAGTCAACGGCGTCATCGAGCTGGGCTTTCTGCGCACGCTGAGCGAGCGCGACGGCGAGTTCCTCAAGCAGATCGCTTCCAGCATCGGCGCTTCGGTCGAAGCGGCTCGCTATCGCCACCGCCTGCAGGAGATTCTCGCCGAAACCCAACAGCTCAACGAGGAGCTGCAGGTACAGCAGGAAGAGCTCAAGACCGCCAACGAGGAACTGGAAGAACAGTCCCGCGCGCTCAAGGAGTCCCAGGCGCACCTCGAGACCCAGCAGGCGGAACTGGAACAGACCAACGAGCAGTTGTCTTCGCAGCGTGACGCCCTGGATGACCGCAACAGCGCCCTGCGCGTTGCCCAGCAGCAGCTGGAAGAGCGCGCCGAAGAGCTGCAGCGCGCCAGCCGTTACAAGTCCGAATTCCTCGCCAACATGTCCCACGAGCTGCGCACGCCGCTCAACAGTTCGCTGATCCTGGCCAAGCTGCTGTCCGACAACCCCAAGGGCAATCTGGACGCCGAGCAGGTGAAGTTCGCCGACTCGATCTATTCGGCCGGCAACGACCTGCTCAACCTGATCAACGACATCCTCGACATCTCCAAGGTCGAGGCCGGCAAGCTCGACCTGCGCCCCGAAAACGCCAACGTGGTGCGCCTGGCCGAGAGCCTGGAGGGCACCTTCCAGCCACTGGCCGGCGAGAAGCACCTGGGCTTCAACGTGCAGGTCGGCGAAGACGTGCCGCGCTCGCTGTACACTGATCGTCTGCGCGTCGAGCAGATCCTCAAGAACCTGCTTTCCAACGCCATCAAGTTCACCGAGCAGGGCTCGGTCAGCCTGACCGTCAGCCGGGTCGACGAGGGCGTGGCGTTCGCCGTGCGCGACAGTGGCATCGGCATTCAGGCCGATCAGCAGGAGTACATCTTCGAGGCCTTCCGCCAGGCCGATGGCACCACCAATCGCCGTTTTGGCGGCACCGGCCTGGGCCTTTCGATCTCCCGCGATCTGGCCGTGCTGCTGGGCGGCTCGATCAGCGTGTCCAGCGTGCTGGGCGAGGGCAGCGTATTCACCCTGGTGCTGCCGCAAAGCTATTCGCCTCTGGAGGCCGACACCGATGAGCTGCCGGCTGCACCGGTCGTCTTCTCTCGCAGCCATGCGCCGCGTGCGCCCGAGCCCGTCAAACCGGTGAAGGATGTAGTGGTGGAAAACGCCGTGCCGACCTTCCTGGACGACCGTGGCATGTCGGTGCTCGGCGGCCGCAGCGTGCTGGTGATCGAGGACGAGCCGCAGTTCGCTCATATCCTCTATGACCTGGCCCATGAGCTGGATTACCGCTGCCTGGTCGCCCATTGCGCCGAGGATGGCCTCGACCTGGCCACCACCCATCACCCCGACGCCATTCTGCTCGACATGCGCCTGCCGGACGTTTCCGGTCTGTCGGTGCTGCAGCGCCTCAAGGAAAATCCCGGCACCCGGCATATTCCGGTGCACGTGATTTCCGTCGAAGACATGGCCGAGGCCGCTTTGCAGATGGGCGCCGTCGGTTATGCGCTGAAGCCGGCCACCCGTGACCAGCTCAAGGGCGTGTTCAGCAAGCTCGAAGCCCGCCTGACCCAGAAGATGAAGCGCGTGCTGGTGGTCGAGGACGACAAGCTGCAGCGCGACAGCATCGCCCGCCTGATCGGTGACGACGACATCGAAATCGTCGCCGTCGAGTTCGGCGAGCAGGCGCTGGAGCAACTGCGCCATCACATCTTCGATTGCATGATCATCGACCTCAAACTGCCGGACATGCAGGGCGACGAGCTATTGGCGCGCATGGGCAGCGAGCACATCCGCAGCTTCCCGCCGGTGATCGTCTACACCGGGCGCAACCTGACCCGCGCCGAGGAAGCCGAGCTGCTCAAGTACTCGCGCTCGATCATCATCAAGGGCGCGCGCTCGCCGGAGCGCTTGCTCGACGAGGTCACCCTGTTCCTGCACATGGTCGAGTCGGAGCTGTCCAGCGAGCGGCAGACCATGCTCAAGACCGCCCGCAGCCGCGACCGTGTGTTCGAAGGCCGGCGCATCCTGGTGGTCGATGACGACGTACGCAACATCTTCGCCCTCACCAGTGCCCTGGAGCAGAAGGGCGCCCAGGTGGAAGTGGCGCGCAACGGTCGCGAAGCCATCGACAAGCTGGAGGCGGTGAGCGATATCGACCTGGTGCTGATGGACGTGATGATGCCGGAGATGGATGGCTACGAAGCCACCCGACGCATTCGCGAAAACCCGCGCTGGCGCAAGCTGCCGATCATCTCGGTGACCGCCAAGGCGATGAAGGACGACCAGGACCTGTGCATGAAGGCCGGTGCCAACGATTACCTGGCCAAGCCCATCGACCTGGATCGCCTGTTCTCGCTGATCCGCGTCTGGCTGCCGAAGCTGGAGCGTATCTGA
- a CDS encoding type II toxin-antitoxin system HipA family toxin: MAAEEVSALRLSLQGQLVGYVAGFDSNRNLLSLAPEYIDNPQRLSLTLSMSSQNKFQAIAPRLFPLARRMQLHPLLSNLLPEGALRELLAQRLKIDQMNEFPLMVHLGADLPGALLAEPVPADDVPDYAFGDRGRLDRIAIDAMDRVAHFSLAGVQMKFSMRNRDGRYIMGDSKEPGDWIIKTPSTRHPYVPANEFTCMTLAGLIGVAIPEIRLVGIEQLEQLPEINLPNESVAYAIRRFDREANQRIHTEDFAQVTFSYAAQKYEAASYESIAGLIYKNVYAGQLDVIQMAIRLLANILLGNGDAHKKNWSIIYRDGITPSLSPAYDILFTRVYMGDEQELGLSMAGTKRWYDVTMEHFMAWADRADLPKSAINYNLRQAINAARVHWPQALAESPMAEQHKKALRAHWRALQPDFRIEA; this comes from the coding sequence ATGGCAGCCGAAGAGGTTTCGGCGCTGCGTCTGTCCTTGCAGGGCCAGCTGGTCGGCTACGTAGCCGGGTTCGACAGCAACCGGAACTTGCTTTCGCTCGCGCCCGAATACATTGACAACCCGCAGCGCCTGTCGCTGACGCTATCGATGTCATCCCAGAACAAGTTCCAGGCCATTGCACCTCGGCTTTTCCCCCTGGCGCGCCGCATGCAGCTCCACCCTCTGTTGAGCAATCTGCTGCCGGAGGGCGCACTACGAGAGCTGCTCGCGCAACGACTGAAAATCGACCAGATGAATGAGTTCCCGCTCATGGTTCACCTGGGTGCCGATCTTCCCGGGGCCCTGCTCGCTGAGCCGGTGCCAGCCGATGACGTACCCGACTACGCATTCGGCGACCGCGGCAGGCTGGACCGAATCGCGATAGATGCCATGGATCGGGTAGCGCACTTTTCGCTGGCTGGGGTGCAGATGAAGTTCTCCATGCGCAACCGCGATGGTCGTTACATCATGGGCGACTCGAAGGAGCCGGGAGACTGGATCATCAAAACCCCTTCGACCAGGCACCCATACGTTCCAGCGAATGAGTTCACTTGCATGACGCTAGCCGGCCTGATCGGGGTGGCCATCCCGGAGATCCGCCTGGTAGGCATAGAGCAGCTGGAGCAACTTCCTGAAATCAACTTGCCAAACGAGTCCGTAGCCTACGCAATCCGCCGCTTCGACCGGGAAGCGAACCAGCGGATTCATACTGAAGATTTCGCCCAGGTGACCTTCAGCTATGCCGCGCAAAAATACGAGGCAGCAAGCTATGAATCGATCGCCGGGCTGATCTACAAGAACGTCTATGCAGGCCAGCTCGACGTCATTCAGATGGCCATACGCCTGCTGGCGAACATCCTTCTGGGCAATGGCGATGCCCACAAGAAGAACTGGAGCATCATTTACAGAGATGGGATAACACCCTCTCTCTCACCGGCCTATGACATCCTCTTCACCAGGGTGTACATGGGAGACGAGCAAGAGCTCGGCTTGTCGATGGCGGGCACCAAACGCTGGTACGACGTAACCATGGAGCACTTCATGGCTTGGGCAGACCGGGCAGACCTGCCGAAATCAGCGATCAACTACAACCTCAGACAGGCAATCAACGCGGCCCGCGTGCATTGGCCACAGGCGCTTGCGGAAAGCCCTATGGCCGAGCAACACAAGAAAGCCCTGAGGGCCCACTGGCGCGCTCTGCAACCCGACTTCAGGATTGAAGCCTGA
- a CDS encoding CheR family methyltransferase encodes MSDRTQDIELRLLIEAIYLQYSYDFRDYSGSSLKRRMVHAMRQFDCASISELQARIIHDSSAFMQLLQFLTIPVSEMFRDPSYFLALRQEVVPFLRTYPSLKLWVAGCSTGEEVYSLAILLHEEGLLERSIIYATDINPHSLEKAKKGIFPIDSMRLYSENYQRSGGKGSLSDYYTAAYDGALFERFLCANVTFADHSLATDSVFSETQFISCRNVLIYFNKSLQDRAFGLFHESLGHRGFLGLGSKESLDFSAYAGHFEALNRQERVFRKL; translated from the coding sequence ATGTCCGACCGTACGCAGGATATCGAGCTGCGTCTGCTGATCGAGGCGATCTACCTGCAGTACAGCTACGATTTTCGCGACTACTCCGGCTCTTCGCTGAAGCGCCGGATGGTGCACGCCATGCGCCAGTTCGACTGCGCGAGCATTTCCGAACTGCAGGCGCGGATCATCCATGATTCGTCTGCGTTCATGCAGTTGCTGCAGTTCCTCACCATTCCGGTCAGCGAGATGTTCCGCGACCCGTCCTACTTCCTGGCGCTGCGCCAGGAGGTGGTGCCGTTCTTGCGCACCTACCCATCGCTCAAGCTCTGGGTAGCGGGTTGCAGCACCGGTGAAGAGGTGTATTCCCTGGCCATTCTGCTGCACGAGGAAGGGTTGCTGGAGCGCTCGATCATCTACGCCACGGACATCAATCCGCACTCGCTGGAAAAGGCCAAGAAGGGCATCTTTCCCATCGACAGCATGCGCCTGTACAGCGAGAACTATCAGCGCTCGGGTGGCAAGGGCTCGCTCTCCGACTACTACACCGCTGCCTACGATGGCGCGCTGTTCGAGCGCTTCCTGTGTGCCAACGTGACGTTCGCCGACCACAGCCTGGCGACCGACAGCGTGTTTTCCGAGACCCAGTTCATCTCCTGTCGCAATGTGCTGATCTACTTCAACAAGTCCCTGCAGGATCGCGCCTTCGGGCTGTTCCATGAGTCCCTTGGCCACCGCGGGTTCCTTGGCCTGGGCAGCAAGGAAAGCCTGGATTTTTCCGCGTATGCGGGGCATTTCGAAGCCTTGAATCGACAGGAACGGGTGTTTCGCAAGCTATGA